The nucleotide window catacaGCAGTTTTACAGTTTGCCTCTTTCGTGCTCTCTGACTATTGTGTGTAACGCTGATGATGCATCAGGGTAATTTGTTGTTCAAAATCTTTCATTCTGACATGTGAACTGTAACCAAAAAATATATCATAAGATAAACATGACTGTGAAAATCAAAATGTGTACTCAGAGtattatcattaaaaatgtttttctttttatgcagGACCACTCCTGTCACAggaatttattaataaatatattgtatGTATTACATTTATTTAGAGCTTCTTATTAGCTTCTTATTTTTCAGTCAAAAGAAAATCATCAAGCTACACTGTAGATCACCTGTAGAGTTTTGGGCATTGACCATCATTATtggtttgcaaatgatcagGGAAGTGCATTGTACCTCTCGTACACCATAGGTGGTCTTCCAACATGTAGCATTTTCTGAGAACATCTATCATTAAAATCTTTCTTTCATAAGCCTGATTTTCAGTCAGTTGTTTAGTGACTTTCACATTTATGTTATTGAAAACATGTAGTCACAATGTCATAAGTCAAAGTGATTTCCTTTTAATGAACAGTGTTCCGACACTGGGTGTTCTATTATCAcacattgtttttcatttaaaacagatAAATGATTTCTCCATCAACAAGAAATCAAAGTGCTATTCTTGAtttatcgttttttttttttactttgtcctttttggtggacaattatctctttgttttcagctgttggTGTAAACAAATGATTACTCACAACAATAACTGAGAGGTTAATGAATACCTCCATACTACAAATAttgatatatattttaaaatctgttaCATGTTATAAACTGATTATCGAAGCTTAACGTTTAAAGagttaaagtacaaaatattacttaaataatgataaaatgctTTATGTTTCCActgactgattaaaaaaaagaatgttggTTGAATTTATTCCAGGCAGAAAAACTAATTTAAAGACAATCTTTGTTAAAGTACACATCAAGAAGACTTACTCATTGATTGAAAGCATTGGTCCTCCACTCCCTGACACTGTAATGTAGTGTTGCACTGAGAGGCGACACAAGTGTTACATAGTAGGCCGTTACTTGACTGAGGAGTAGgagctgaaacagaaaagaacatcatttaattttattacagAGAACATTTCAGCATATATCAAAATGATTGTTTCTTATCTCTTTCTGTTACtgtttctttaataaaacactTATAGATTTGTAGTTACCAGGCAGATTTGTGAGTTGCAGTTATCCGTGTTGCAGCACGTGGCAGATGCAAGAACACTTTGAACACCCAGGTTAACTGAAAATGTCTGATTGCCCGTAGCTGGACACAGAGAGGAAGATGCACACGCCTTGTAGATTTGTGTTGCTGTAGTTCCAGATGAGGTAGCTGGAAATTCAAAGtaatttaaatacttttaataaTGAATTTATTAATGTTGATGGAAAGCACACATAACTTCATAGTCATTGAAATTTACTGAAATGTATCAGATAATATGAAGAAAAGATTACCTAAAATAGTAGCTGTAACACACATGGTCTCTGAAGAACAGTTCACTGTTACTGTGCTTGAACACGTCTGATTTGTGCAGGTTTGGCACTGAAGTGCTCCAGCTGTTGTCGATGTTGGTGCAGAAGTTGTTCTGGTATCTACGACtattgttgtggttggtgcagcagttgttgtggttggtgcagttgttgtAGTGTTTGGGGCAACAGTGGTCGTAGTTGgagtagttgttgttggtgcagcagtagttgttgttggtgcagctgtagttgtggttgaagcagcttttgttgttgtggttggtgcagcagtgGTTGTGCGTGAAGTACAGTTTGGTCCACTTGTTATGGTACCAGCCATCTGCATGAAAGGTAGAGAACCCAGGCTTGAAGCAGCTGCACACAGGTTTGCAGATGCACAGCCGTAAGCTGGGAAACTGTTGGTGCCGTCCTCACTGCAGATCAAAAATTAGTTTGAACAATTTCAGAAATTTTTAATGTCATGATTTCATAATATATTATCATATTAAAGGATTACTCAGTACATCTTAAAATCTGTTTGCTGATATCtagtaatatttattattatgtcgTTTTAGTGCCTGTTGGTAAGACATGTTAAATGGTAAAACAACAGGTACATTTATTGCGATTTTGTACTCTAATAAAGgcccaatttaattttattccaAGGCATATTTACcagttcacacacactttcatacaGCAGTTTTACAGTTTGCCTCTTTCGTGCTCTCTGACTATTGTGTGTAACGCTGATGATGCATCAGGGTAATTTGTTGTTCAAAATCTTTCATTCTGACATGTGAACTGAAACCAAAAATATATCATAAGATAAACATGACTGTGAAAATCAAAATGTGTACTCAGAGtattatcattaaaaatgttttcttttttatgcagGACCACTCCTGTCACAggaatttattaataaatatattgtattgtattacattttatttagagCTTCttattagcttttatttttcagtcaaaGAAAATCATCAAGCTACACTGTAGATCACCTGTAGAGTTTTGGGCATTGACCATCATTATtggtttgcaaatgatcagGGAAGTGCATTGTACCTCTCGTACACCATAGGTGGTCTTCCAACATGTAGCATTTTCTGAGAACATCTATCATTAAAATCTTTCTTTCATAAGCCTGATTTTCAGTCAGTTGTTTAGTGACTTTCACATTTATGTTATTGAAACATGTAGTCACAATGTCATAAGTCAAAGTGATTTCCTTTTAATGAACAGTGTTCCGACACTGGGTGTTCTATTATCAcacattgttttcatttaaaacagatAAATGATTTCTCCATCAACAAGAAATCAAAGTGCTACTCTTGATTTTatcgtattttttttttactttgtcctttttggtggacaATTATCTCTTTGTTTCAGCTGTTGTTGTAAACAAATGATTACTCACAACAATAACTGAGAGGTTAATGAATACCTCCATACTACAAatattgatatatatttttaaaatctgttacaTGTTATAACTGATTATCGAATCTTAACGTTTAAGagttaaagtacaaaatatacttaaataatgataaaatgctTTATGTTCCACtgactgattaaaaaaacaatgttggtTGAATTTATTCCAGGCAGAAAACTAATTTAAAGACAATCTTTGTTAAAGTACACTCAAGAAGACTTACTCATTGATTGAAAGCATTGGTCCTCCACTCCCTGACACTGTAATGTAGTGTTGCACTGAGAGGCGACACAAGTGTTACATAGTAGGCCGTTACTTGACTGAGGAGTAGgagctgaaacagaaaagaacatcATTTAATTTATTACAGAGAACATTTCAGCATATATCAAAATGATTGTTTCTTATCTCTTTCTGTTACtgtttctttaataaaacattataGATTTGTAGTTACCAGGCAGATTTTGTGAGTTGCAGTTATCCGTGTTGCAGCACGTGGCAGATGCAAGAACACTTTGAACACCCAGGTTAACTGAAATGTCTGATTGCCCGTAGCTGGACACAGAGAGGAAGATGCACACGCCTTGTAGAATTGTGTTGCTGTAGTTCCAGATGAGGTAGCTGGAAATTCAAAGTAAtttaaatactttaataatgaattttatTAATGTTGATGGAAAGCACACATAACTTCATAGTCATTGAAATTTACTGAAATGTATCAGATAATATGAAGAAAGATTACCTAAAATAGTAGCTGTAACACACATGGTTCTGAAGAACAGTTCACTGTTACTGTGCTTGAACGTCTGATTTGTGCAGGTTTGGCACTGAAGTGCTCCAGCTGTTGTCATGTTGGTGCAGAAGTTGTTCTGGTATCTACGACtattgttgtggttggtgcagcagttgttgtggttggtgcagttgttgtAGTGGTTGGGGCAACAGTGGTCGTAGTTGgagtagttgttgttggtgcagcagtagttgttgttggtgcagctgtagttgtggttgaagcagcttttgttgttgtggttggtgcagcagtgGTGTGCGTGAAGTACAGTTTGGTCCACTTGTTATGGTACCAGCCATCTGCATGAAAGGTAGAGAACCCAGGCTTGAAGCAGCTGCACACAGGTTTGCAGATGCACAGCGTAAGCTGGGAAACTGTTGGTGCCGTCCCTCACTGCAGATCAAAAATTAGTTTGAACAATTTCAGAAATTTTTAATGTCATGATTTcatatatattatcatatttAAAGGATTACTCAGTACATCTTAAAAATCGTTTGCTGATATtagtaatatttattattatgtctTTAGTGCCTGTTGGTAAGACATGTTAAATGGTAAAACAACAGGTACATTTATTGCGATTTTGTACTCTAATAAAGgcccaatttaattttattccaAGGCATATTTACCAGTTCACACACTTTCATACAGCAGTTTTACAGTTTGCCTCTTTCGTGCTCTCTGACTATTGTGTGTAACGCTGATGATGCATCAGGGTAATTTGTTGTTCAAAATCTTTCATTCTGACATGTGAACTGaacaaaaaatatatcataAGATAAACATGACTGTGAAAATCAAAATGTGTATCAGAGTATtatcattaaaatgtttttcttttttatgcagGACCACTCCTGTCACAGGaatttattaataatatattgtatgtattacattttatttagagCTTCTTATTAGCTTCTTATTTTTCAGTCAAAGAAAATCATCAAGCTACACCGTAGATCACCTGTAGAGTTTTGGGCATTGACCATCATTATtggtttgcaaatgatcagGGAAGTGCATTGTACCTATCGTACACATAGGTGGTCTTCCAACATGTAGCATTTTCTGAGAACATCTATCATTAAAATCTTTCTTTCATAAGCCTGATTTTCAGTCAGTTGTTTAGTGACTTTCACATTTATGTTATTGAAAACATGTAGTCACAATGTCATAAGTCAAAGTGATTTCCTTTTAATGAACAGTGTTCGACACTGGGTGTTCTATTATCAcacattgtttttcatttaaaacagatAAATGATTTCTCCATCAACAAGAAATCAAAGTGCTACTCTTGATTTTatcgtatttttttttttactttgtcctTTTTTGGTGGACAATtatctctttgttttcagctgttgtTGTAAACAAATGATTACTCACAACAATAACTGAGAGGTTAATGAATACCTCCATACTACAAatattgatatatatttttaaaatctgttacaTGTTATAACTGATTATCGAAGCTTAACGTTTAAAGagttaaagtacaaaatattacTTAAATAATGATAAAAGCTTTATGTTTCCACtgactgattaaaaaaacatgttggttGAATTTATTCCAGCAGAAAACTAATTTAAAGACAATTTTGTTAAAGTACACATCAAGAAGACTTACTCATTGATTGAAAGCATTGGTCCTCACTCCCTGACATGTAATGTAGTGTGACTGAGAGCGACACAATGTTACATAGTAGGCCGTTACTTGACTGAGGAGTAGGagctgaaacagaaaaacatcatttaattttattacagAGAACATTCAGCATATATCAAAATGATTGTTTTTATCTCTTTCTGTTACTGTTTCTTTAATAAACACTTATAGATTTGTATTACCAGCAGATTTGTGAGTTGCAGTTATCCGTGTTGCAGCACGTGGCAGATGCAAGAACACTTTGAACACCCAGGTTAACTGAAAATGTCTGATTGCCCGTAGCTGGACACAGAGGAAGATGCACACGCCTTGTAGAATTGTGTTGCTGTAGTTCCAGATGAGGTAGCTGGAAATTCAAAGTAAtttaaatactttaataatgaatttatTAATGTTGATGGAAAGCACACATAACTCATAGTCATTGAATTTACTGAAATGTATCAATAATATGAAGAAAAGATTACCTAAAATAGTAGCTGTAACACACATGGTCTCTGAGAACAGTTCACTGTTACTGTGCTTGAACACGTCTGATTTGTGCAGGTTTGCACTGAAGTGTCCAGCTGTTGTCGATGTTGGTGCAGAAGTTGTTCTGGTATCTACGACtattgttgtggttggtgcagcagttgttgtggttggtgcagttgttgtAGTGGTTGGGGCAACAGTGTCGTAGTTGgagtagttgttgttggtgcagcagtagttgttgttggtgcagctgtagttgtggttgaagcagcttttgttgttgtggttggtgcagcagtgGTTGTGCGTGAAGTACAGTTTGGTCCTTTTATGGTACCAGCCATCTGCATGAAAGGTAGAGAACCCAGGCTTGAAGCAGCTGCACACAGGTTTTCAGATGCACAGCCGTAAGCTGGGAACTGTTGGTGCCGTCCCTCACTGCAGATCAAAAATTAGTTTGAACAATTTCAGAAATTTTAATGTCATGATTTCATAATATATATCATATTTAAAGGATTACTCATACATCTTAAAAATCTGTTTGCTGATATCtagtaatatttattattatgtcgTTTTAGTGCCTGTTGGTAAGACATGTTAAATGGTAAAACAACAGGTACATTTATTGCGATTTTGTACTCTAATAAAGgcccaatttaattttattccaAGGCATATTTACcagttcacacacactttcatacaGCAGTTTTACAGTTTGCCTCTTTCGTGCTCTCTGACTATTGTGTGTAACGCTGATGATGCATCAGGGTAATTTGTTGTTCAAAATCTTTCATTCTGACATGTGAATGAAACCAAAAATATATCATAAGATAAACATGACTGTGAAAATCAAAATGTGTACTCAGAGTATtatcattaaaatgtttttctttttatgcagGACCACTCCTGTCACagaatttattaataaatatattgtactgtattacattttatttagagCTTCTTATTAGCTTCTTATTTTTCAGTCAAAAGAAAATCATCAAGCTACACGTAGATCACCTGTAGAGTTTTGGGCATTGACCATCATTATtggtttgcaaatgatcagGGAAGTGCATTGTACCTATCGTACACCATAGGTGGTCTTCCAACATGTAGCATTTTCTGAGAACATCTATCATTAAATCTTTCTTTCATAAGCCTGATTTTCAGTCAGTTGTTTAGTGACTTTCCATTTATGTTATTGAAAACATGTAGTCACAATGTCATAAGTCAAAGTGATTTCCTTTTAATGAACAGTGTTCCGACACTGGGTGTTCTATTATCAcacattgtttttcatttaaaacagatAAATGATTTCTCCATCACAAGAAATCAAAGTGCTACTCTTGATTTTatcgtatttttttttttactttgtcctTTTTTGGTGGACAATtatctctttgttttcagctgttgtTGTAAACAATGATTACTCACAACAATAACTGAGAGGTTAATGAATACCTCCATACTACAAatattgatatatatttttaaaatctgttacaTGTTATAAACTGATTATCGAATCTTAACGTTTAAAGagttaaagtacaaaatattacttaaataatgataaatgctTTATGTTTCCACtgactgattaaaaaaacaatgttggtTGAATTTATTCCAGGCAGAAAAACTAATTTAAAGACAATCTTTGTTAAAGTACACATCAAGAAGACTTACTCATTGATTGAAAGCATTGGTCCTCCACTCCCTGACACTGTAATGTAGTGTTGCACTGAGAGGCGACACAAGTGTTACATAGTAGGCCGTTACTTGACTGAGGAGTAgagctgaaacagaaaagaacatcatttaattttattacagAGAACATTTCAGCATATATCAAATGATTGTTTCTTATCTCTTTCTGTTACtgtttctttaataaaacactTATAGATTTGTAGTTACCAGCAGATTTTGTGAGTTGCAGTTATCCGTGTTGCAGCACGTGGCAGATGCAAGAACACTTTGAACACCCAGGTTAACTGAAATGTCTGATTGCCCGTAGCTGGACCAGAGAGGAAGATGCACACGCCTTGTAGAATTGTGTTGCTGTAGTTCCAGATGAGGTAGCTGGAAATTCAAAGtaatttaaatacttttaataaTGAATTTATTAATGTTGATGGAAGCACACATAACTTCATAGTCATTGAAATTTACTGAAATGTATCAGATAATATGAAGAAAAGATTACCTAAAATAGTAGCTGTAACACACATGGTCTCTGAAGAACAGTTCACTGTTACTGTGCTTGAACACGTTGATTTGTGCAGGTTTGGCACTGAAGTGCTCCAGCTGTGTCGATGTTGGTGCAGAAGTTGTTCTGGTATCTACGACtattgttgtggttggtgcagcagttgttgtggttggtgcagttgttgtAGTGGTTGGGGCAACAGTGTCGTAGTTGgagtagttgttgttggtgcagcagtagttgttgttggtgcagctgtagttgtggttgaagcagcttttgttgttgtggttggtgcagcagtgGTTGTGCGTGAAGTACAGTTTGGTCCACTTTTATGGTACCACCATCTGCATGAAAGGTAGAGAACCCAGGCTTGAAGCAGCTGCACACAGGTTTGCAGATGCACAGCCGTAAGCTGGGAAACTGTTGGTGCCGTCCCTCACTGCAGATCAAAATTAGTTTGAACAATTTCAGAAATTTTTAATGTCATGATTTCATAATATATTATCATATTTAAAGGATTACTCAGTACATCTTAAAATCTGTTTGCTGATATCtagtaatattattattatgtcgTTTTAGTGCTGTTGGTAAGACATGTTAAATGGTAAAAAACAGGTACATTTATTGCGATTTTGTACTCTAATAAAGGCCCCAATTTAATTTATTCCAGGCATATTTACcagttcacacacactttcatacaGCAGTTTTACAGTTTGCCTCTTTCGTGCTCTCTGACTATTGTGTGTAACGCTGATGATGCATCAGGGTAATTTGTTGTTCAAAATCTTTCATTCTGACATGTGAACTGAAACCAAAAAATATATCATAAGATAAACATGACTGTGAAAAATCAAAATGTGTACTCAGAGtattatcattaaaaatgtttttcttttttatgcagGACCACTCCTGTCACAggaatttattaataaatatattgtatgtattacattttatttagagCTTCTTATTAGCTTCTTATTTTCAGTCAAAGAAAATCATCAAGCTACACCGTAGATCACCTGTAGAGTTTTGGGCATTGACCATCATTATtggtttgcaaatgatcagGGAAGTGCATTGTACCTATCGTACACCATAGGTGGTCTTCCAACATAGCATTTTCTGAGAACATCTATCATTAAAATCTTTCTTTCATAAGCCTGATTTTCAGTCAGTTGTTTAGTGACTTTCACATTTATGTTATTGAAAACATGTAGTCACAATGTCATAGTCAAGTGATTCCTTTTAATGAACAGTGTTCGACACTGGGTGTTCTATTATCAcacattgttttcatttaaaacagatAAATGATTTCTCCATCAACAAGAATCAAAGTGCTACTCTTGATTTTatcgtatttttttttttacttgtccTTTTTTGGTGGACAATtatctctttgttttcagctgttgtTGTAAACAAATGATTACTCACAACAATAACTGAGAGGTTAATGAATACCTCCATACTACAAatattgatatatatttttaaatctgttacATGTTATAAACTGATTATCGAATCTTAACGTTTAAAGagttaaagtacaaaatattacttaaataatgataaatgctTTATGTTTCCACtgactgattaaaaaaacaatgttggtTGAATTTATTCCAGGCAGAAAAACTAATTTAAAGACAATCTTTGTTAAAGTACACATCAAGAAGACTTACTCATTGATTGAAAGCATTGGTCCTCCACTCCCTGACACTGTAATGTAGTGTTGCACTGAGAGGCGACACAAGTGTTACATAGTAGGCCGTTACTTGACTGAGGAGTAGgagctgaaacagaaaagaacatcatttaattttattacagAGAACATTTCAGCATATATCAAAATGATTGTTTCTTATCTCTTTCTGTTACTGTTTCTTTAATAAAACCTTATAGATTTGTAGTTACCAGTCAGATTTTGTGAGTTGCAGTTATCCGTGTTGCAGCACGTGGCAGATGCAAGAACACTTTGAACACCCAGGTTAACTGAAAATGTCTGATTGCCCGTAGCTGGACACAGAGAGGAAGATGCACACGCCTTGTAGAATTGTGTTGCTGTAGTTCCAGATGAGGTAGCTGGAAATTCAAAGtaatttaaatacttttaataatgaattttatAATGTTGATGGAAAGCACACATAACTTCATAGTCATTGAAATTTACTGAAATGTATCAGATAATATGAAGAAAGATTACCTAAAATAGTAGCTGTAACACACATGGTCTCTGAAGAACAGTTCACTGTTACTGTGCTTGAACACGTCTGATTTGTGCAGGTTTGGCACTGAAGTGCTCCAGCTGATGTCGATGTTGGTGCAGAAGTTGTTCTGGTATCTACGACtattgttgtggttggtgcagcagttgttgtggttggtgcagttgttgtAGTGGTTGGGGCAACAGTGGTCGTAGTTGgagtagttgttgttggtgcagcagtagttgttgttggtgcagctgtagttgtggttgaagcagcttttgttgttgtggttggtgcagcagtgGTTGTGCGTGA belongs to Oreochromis niloticus isolate F11D_XX linkage group LG17, O_niloticus_UMD_NMBU, whole genome shotgun sequence and includes:
- the LOC109195024 gene encoding cell wall protein DAN4-like; amino-acid sequence: MQMAGTITSGPNCTSRTTTAAPTTTTKAASTTTTAAPTTTTAAPTTTTPTTTTVAPTTTTTAPTTTTAAPTTTIVVDTRTTSAPTSTSAGALQCQTCTNQTCSSTVTVNCSSETMCVTATILATSSGTTATQFYKACASSSLCPATGNQTFSVNLGVQSVLASATCCNTDNCNSQNLTAPTPQSSNGLLCNTCVASQCNTTLQCQGVEDQCFQSMMRDGTNSFPAYGCASANLCAAASSLGSLPFMQMVVP